A single genomic interval of Pieris brassicae chromosome 14, ilPieBrab1.1, whole genome shotgun sequence harbors:
- the LOC123718210 gene encoding BRCA1-associated RING domain protein 1-like encodes MSTDKFYNFLKAVETVKKDYTCGHCKEMCVKPVTLSSCFHMICSDHFRNLKLCPTCKIPLDGCITYVDEQLDTCVESIKELDNLCKDLRPTNISASKPAKSSKNNTKSESGQENKQKVLKSDKSTSLLSNTTTKGIEKRNSKGETVLHVACRLGKVDRAKDLLNMGANSNTKDNAGWTPLHEVVQNGNLELVRLLLQFNTLIDVPGQNNETPLHEAIRYSHVDIATELVKNGADLEARNCKGETPLQLATEEVKSILLEAAEDLQQSQGVNITHIANIHSELDFDDIRVFCLSHVRSVSNKLKLLAKSHSNLHLEAKFTKKVTHIIIDEDDGVCVPSTDILQGIVYGVWILSSQWVNKSTEDSLEHFEEYEVKGIGNKLYRGPKISRYNKYKQLPGLFDGCHFYLHNFTTKYELSKSLVLTKAILSKLITDASGIVLRRVPNPELIPDSEKLIPYHAKKGGKLEICSHYIIFKDIYQPMYNMAHIKALPLGWLIECIEKYELCDP; translated from the coding sequence ATGTCAACTGATAAGttttacaactttttaaaAGCCGTGGAAACAGTTAAAAAAGACTATACATGTGGACATTGCAAAGAAATGTGTGTAAAACCTGTTACACTAAGCTCTTGTTTTCATATGATTTGTTCAGATCACTTTCGAAACTTAAAACTCTGTCCCACATGCAAGATTCCGCTTGATGGTTGTATTACATATGTAGACGAACAATTGGATACATGTGTTGAATCTATTAAGGAACTTGATAATTTGTGTAAAGACTTGAGACCGACCAATATAAGTGCGTCTAAACCGGCCAAATCTTCaaagaataatacaaaatctGAATCAGGTCAGGAAAACAAACagaaagttttaaaatcaGATAAAAGCACCTCTTTATTATCCAATACAACTACTAAAGGTATTGAGAAAAGGAATAGTAAAGGCGAAACTGTTCTTCATGTAGCGTGCAGACTAGGCAAAGTTGACAGAGCTAAGGACTTGCTAAATATGGGGGCAAATTCCAATACAAAAGACAATGCTGGTTGGACACCACTACATGAAGTCGTACAAAATGGCAATTTAGAATTAGTCAGACTTCTTTTGCAATTTAACACGCTTATTGATGTTCCAGGGCAGAATAATGAGACACCTCTTCATGAAGCTATTAGGTATAGTCATGTAGATATTGCTACAGAATTAGTTAAGAATGGTGCGGACCTAGAAGCACGAAATTGTAAAGGGGAAACCCCATTACAGTTAGCCACGGAAGaagtaaaatctattttattagaaGCAGCTGAAGATTTACAGCAATCACAAGGTGttaatattacacatattGCAAATATACATTCTGAATTAGATTTTGATGACATAAGAGTATTCTGTTTATCTCATGTACGGTCCGTTTCAAACAAGTTGAAGCTGTTAGCTAAGAGTCATTCTAATTTACATCTAGAAGcaaaatttacaaagaaagtaactcatataataatagatgAAGATGATGGTGTCTGTGTACCCAGCACAGATATATTGCAAGGGATTGTATATGGTGTTTGGATTTTATCAAGCCAATGGGTAAACAAGTCAACCGAGGACTCTTTGGAACACTTTGAAGAGTATGAAGTAAAGGGTATTGGCAATAAGTTATATAGAGGCCCTAAAATTTCTAGGtacaacaaatacaaacagttGCCGGGCCTCTTTGACGGCTGTCATTTctatttacacaattttacaACCAAATATGAACTCTCCAAATCTCTTGTATTGACAAAAGCAATTTTATCCAAATTGATAACAGATGCTAGTGGAATTGTATTACGGCGTGTACCTAACCCAGAATTGATTCCGGATTCTGAAAAACTAATTCCATATCATGCTAAGAAGGGTGGTAAATTGGAGATATGCTCACATTACATTATATTCAAAGATATCTATCAACCAATGTACAATATGGCACATATCAAAGCATTACCTCTCGGATGGCTCATAGaatgtattgaaaaatatgaattatgtgATCCATGA
- the LOC123718094 gene encoding probable C-mannosyltransferase DPY19L1: MEENTERRKETILFYTFIKTIKAFLLIFLVFIVSYLHSKYVSFLFENDRNFSYLSDLEREMSFRTEMGFYYSYYKTIVEEKPFVAGISKLMYDRIVEYPKEVNAFNRFNIHPEVLVGALYRYLEPWLNTTSYRQCHIVDRGESHDPVESCVGLGHPIFFYLEAVWIFAGVNVAALFLHAMELSESYLGGCLAVLQYFANHAECTRVQWAPNERENFAGPLLLLQTYLLTIQIHDKRNTIQLQIGIVLLNCLCLLFWQFTQFIFLTQIAIFFLMEQLRVIDTRQLSILLHSHYCGLHMAILLLQGNEMLKSSLYACLFLVVSTYCLFFSGLRIKVKNRFDFLVESWLVILRVSIVICGSISLKKIISDFLEVEEDTHVWEILFSKFTDYKTFHTLMYTCSEVFDFLPFSSIRNMIETFLIPYVLFGVINAVYFWINKKETENVNKEEERLIDDEDSGIENNETNIRKGDTDLDVLNKDVDNTEKDNLIHFLSGLSMDAAVFYNISQMVVYGVMAALVMRLKLLFTTQMCLMSSLVFKKKFYIYPHSVMKYLIVILFVGIFPMMCNLVKNVSKEMSHMGEFSDYNQEELLLWLGKQGPGAIAGSMPLLATIMLTTKRPIVAHPHYEHLEARQRAYTVYKMYGRFSPHELYQELSKLRATYLVVETKYCYGRSSKGCSLSEIWDLESPVNRELPPLCDTLLTTTVDHFYPLFRNAHYAVFRIHDLSVRYMPRSFDT; this comes from the exons ATGGAAGAAAATACAGAAAGAAGAAAGGaaacgattttattttatacatttattaaaactataaaagcctttcttttaatatttcttg TATTTATTGTGAGTTACTTGCACTCCAAATATGtcagttttttatttgaaaatgacAGAAATTTCTCATACCTCTCTGACTTGGAGCGAGAAATGTCCTTCCGCACAGAAATGGGATTCTATTACTCATACTATAAGACAATTGTGGAAGAGAAACCATTTGTTGCTGGCATTTCTAAGTTGATGTATGATCGAATTGTCGAGTATCCAAAAGAAGTAAATGCCtttaatagatttaatataCACCCAGAG GTCTTAGTAGGAGCTCTATACCGTTATTTAGAGCCATGGCTCAATACCACCTCATATCGCCAGTGCCACATAGTAGACCGTGGTGAAAGCCACGATCCAGTGGAAAGCTGTGTTGGTTTGGGCCACccgattttcttttatttggaGGCTGTGTGGATCTTTGCTGGAGTTAATGTTGCAGCATTGTTTTTGCATGCTATGGAATTAAG TGAAAGCTACCTCGGTGGTTGTCTAGCTGTTCTCCAATACTTTGCCAATCACGCGGAATGTACAAGGGTCCAATGGGCACCCAATGAGAGGGAGAACTTTGCTGGTCCCTTATTGTTATTGCAGACTTATTTGCTGACCATACAAATACATGACAAACGGAATACTATACAGCTACAG attGGAATCGTTCTACTCAACTGCCTCTGTCTCCTGTTTTGGCAATTCACACAATTCATATTTCTAACCCAAATTGCTATATTCTTTTTGATGGAACAGTTAAGAGTTATAGATACACGGCAACTTTCTATATTACTACACTCTCACTATTGTGGCTTACATATGGCTATACTTTTACTCCAAGGGAATGAAATGTTAAAGTCCtcgttatatgcttgtctttTTCTAGTAGTTTCTACATATTGTCTATTCTTTAGTGGGCTTCGTATAAAGGTCAAAAATAGATTTGACTTTTTGGTTGAGTCCTGGCTAGTTATACTTAGAGTGTCTATTGTTATCTGTGGTTCGATatctttgaaaaaaataattagcgacTTCCTAGAAGTGGAAGAGGACACGCACGTCTGGGAgattctattttcaaaattcacAGATTATAAAACATTCCATACATTAATGTATACTTGTTCGGAGGTATTTGACTTTCTACCGTTCAGTTCTATTAGAAATATGATTGAAACCTTTTTGATTCCATATGTATTATTCGGAGTAATAAACGCGGTATACTTTTGGATTAATAAGAAAGAGACAGAAAATGTTAACAAGGAAGAGGAGAGACTGATCGATGACGAGGACAGCGGAATTGAGAATAATGAAACGAATATTCGAAAAGGGGACACAGATTTGgatgttttaaataaggacGTAGACAATACAGAGAAGGATAACTTGATACATTTTCTCTCTGGTTTATCTATGGACGCTGcggtattttataatatatcacAAATGGTTGTCTATGGTGTCATGGCAGCGTTAGTGATGCGACTCAAGCTGCTATTTACGACGCAAATGTGCTTGATGTCTTCTTTGGTGTTcaagaaaaagttttatat CTACCCACATTCCGTTATGAAgtatttaatagtaatattgtTTGTGGGTATTTTTCCTATGATGTGCAATCTAGTCAAAAATGTCAGTAAAGAGATGTCTCATATGG GTGAATTTAGCGATTACAACCAAGAGGAACTTCTGCTGTGGTTAGGGAAGCAAGGTCCCGGGGCTATAGCGGGTTCGATGCCCCTCCTAGCCACGATAATGCTCACGACCAAAAGGCCGATAGTCGCGCATCCACACTACGAACATCTGGAAGCGAG ACAGCGTGCGTACACAGTATACAAGATGTACGGCCGATTTTCACCGCACGAGCTCTACCAGGAGTTGAGCAAACTCCGCGCCACTTACCTCGTCGTTGAGACCAAGTACTGTTACGGGAGGAGCAG CAAAGGCTGCTCCTTATCCGAGATATGGGACCTGGAGTCTCCGGTAAACCGCGAATTGCCGCCCCTTTGCGACACGCTTCTAACGACGACGGTAGATCATTTCTACCCGCTTTTTCGAAATGCGCATTACGCCGTATTTAGGATACACGACCTTAGTGTGAG gtACATGCCAAGGAGTTTTGACACTTGA